A region of Blastocatellia bacterium DNA encodes the following proteins:
- a CDS encoding M48 family metallopeptidase has product LAKKSTLCLEYIIVHELVHLLERHHNKRFNSLMSKFMPLWEFHQKELNSLLDYSEWDY; this is encoded by the coding sequence AATTAGCTAAAAAGTCAACTTTATGTTTAGAATATATCATTGTTCATGAACTAGTACATTTGCTAGAACGCCATCATAATAAACGTTTCAATAGTTTGATGAGCAAATTCATGCCTTTATGGGAATTCCATCAAAAAGAATTAAATAGTTTATTGGACTATAGCGAGTGGGATTACTAG